The following are encoded together in the Primulina tabacum isolate GXHZ01 chromosome 18, ASM2559414v2, whole genome shotgun sequence genome:
- the LOC142532558 gene encoding rhodanese-like domain-containing protein 14, chloroplastic, which produces MAGVTSISPHTSASSSLHPKFHSSTLAYSFNSSVESTGTKVGKLSRSFRPLRIQNAATKPAKSPAEEDWKIKRQVLLQKKVRSVDVKEALRLTKENNFVILDVRPEAEFKEAHPEGAINVQIYRLIKDWTAWDIARRVAFAFFGIFAGTEENPEFISRVESKLTKDSKIIVACSTGGTTKPTQNLPEGQQSRSFIAAYLLVLNGYTNVYHLEGGLYNWFKEDLPTVSED; this is translated from the exons ATGGCTGGGGTTACTTCAATTAGTCCACACACATCTGCTTCTTCTTCTCTACATCCCAAGTTTCATTCTTCAACTCTTGCTTACAGTTTTAACTCTAGCGTCGAGTCTACTGGTACAAAAGTGGGTAAATTATCAAGAAGCTTTAGGCCACTCAGAATTCAAAATGCAGCCACAAAACCTGCCAAATCACCAG CTGAAGAAGATTGGAAGATTAAACGACAAGTTCTGCTACAAAAAAAG GTAAGGAGTGTGGATGTAAAGGAAGCATTGCGGCTCACAAAAGAAAATAACTTTGTCATTCTTGATGTACGGCCAGAGGCAGAATTCAAAGAG GCTCATCCGGAAGGTGCTATTAATGTGCAAATATACAGGCTTATAAAGGACTGGACTGCATGGGACATTGCAAGGAGAGTAGCATTTGCGTTTTTCGGTATTTTTGCGGGAACGGAGGAGAACCCTGAATTTATCTCAC GCGTGGAATCAAAATTAACCAAGGATTCAAAGATTATAGTGGCATGTTCAACTGGAGGAACGACCAAGCCTACACAAAATCTTCCAGAGGGCCAACAGTCGAG GTCATTCATAGCAGCTTACTTGCTGGTTCTCAACGGCTACACAAATGTGTATCACCTGGAAGGAGGGCTTTATAACTGGTTTAAGGAAGACCTACCAACAGTATCTGAAGATTGA
- the LOC142532557 gene encoding vacuolar protein sorting-associated protein 26A-like, whose translation MNYIIGAFKPACNISVTFADGKARKQVPLKKGGGGGTVMAPLFQSQENISGKISIEPVSGKKVEHNGIKVELLGQIEMFFDRGNFYDFTSLVRELDVPGELYEKKTFPFEFSTIEMPYETYNGVNVRLRYVLKVTISWGYAGSIIEYQEFVVRNYTPSPSINTSIKMEVGIEDCLHIEFEYNKSKYDLKDVILGKIYFLLVRIKIKNMDLEIRRRESTGSGTNTHVETETLAKFELMDGAPVRGESIPIRLFLSPYELTPTYQNINNKFSVKYYLNLVLVDEEDRRYFKQQEITMYRLCDAPTS comes from the exons ATG AATTATATTATTGGAGCCTTTAAGCCTGCTTGCAACATATCTGTTACATTTGCGGATGGGAAAGCTCGAAAGCAG GTCCCGTTGAAGAAGGGGGGTGGTGGTGGTACGGTGATGGCCCCACTCTTCCAAAGCCAAGAAAATATATCTGGAAAG ATATCTATTGAACCAGTCTCTGGGAAGAAGGTGGAACACAATGGAATCAAAGTAGAGCTTCTTGGTCAAATAG AAATGTTTTTTGACAGAGGCAACTTCTACGACTTCACTTCTCTGG TCCGTGAACTGGATGTTCCTGGGGAATTATATGAAAAGAAAACATTTCCCTTCGAATTTTCAACTATTGAGATGCCATATGAGACATACAACGGAGTAAATGTGCGACTTAG GTATGTCCTGAAGGTGACAATAAGTTGGGGCTATGCTGGAAGCATAATAGAATATCAAGAATTTGTG GTTAGGAATTATACTCCCTCTCCATCGATCAACACCAGCATCAAG ATGGAAGTTGGAATCGAAGACTGCCTTCATATTGAGTTCGAGTACAATAAGAGCAA GTACGATTTGAAAGATGTTATTTTAggcaaaatatattttctccTCGTAAGAATTAAGATAAAAAATATGGATCTTGAGATTAGACGCAGAGAATCGACAGGGTCAGGGACTAACACCCATGTTGAGACAGAGACGCTAGCAAAGTTCGAACTTATGGATGGTGCTCCAGTCAGAG GTGAATCAATTCCTATAAGATTGTTCCTTAGCCCCTATGAGCTAACCCCAACATATCAAAACATCAACAACAAATTTAGTGTAAAGTACTACTTGAACCTTGTACTTGTGGATGAAGAGGACCGTCGATATTTCAAGCAACAAGAAATCACAATGTACCGGCTCTGTGATGCACCCACATCATGA